In Rhinopithecus roxellana isolate Shanxi Qingling chromosome 4, ASM756505v1, whole genome shotgun sequence, a single genomic region encodes these proteins:
- the RAET1G gene encoding UL-16 binding protein 5 encodes MAAAASPAFLLRLPLLFLLSVWCGTGRADLHSLCYDITIIPKFRPGPRWCAVEGQVDKKTFLHYDCGNKKVLPVSHLGKKLNVTKAWKAQNPVLREVVDMLIQQLLDIELENYIPREPLTLQARMSCEQKAEGHSSGSWQFSFDGQVFLLFDSERRVWTMVHPGARKMKEKWENDKDVTMSFHYISMGDCTRWLKDFLTGMGSTLEPSAGAPPTVSSGAAQLRAMATTLILCCLLIMCLLMCPRHSPTHSHGHHPQSLEPPPQPPLLHPPWLLRRVLWSDSYQIGKGPLSGGHMTRVTLPVIGDDSHSLPCPLALYAIDNSAARHSGPLPVSTSWW; translated from the exons ATGGCAGCGGCCGCCAGCCCCGCGTTCCTTCTACGCCTCCCGCTTCTGTTCCTGCTGTCCGTCTGGTGCGGGACAGGGCGGGCCG ACCTTCACTCTCTTTGCTATGACATCACCATCATTCCTAAGTTCAGACCTGGGCCACGGTGGTGTGCGGTTGAAGGCCAGGTGGATAAAAAGACTTTTCTTCACTATGACTGTGGCAACAAGAAAGTCCTACCCGTCAGTCACCTGGGGAAGAAACTAAATGTCACAAAGGCCTGGAAAGCACAGAACCCAGTACTGAGAGAAGTGGTGGACATGCTCATCCAGCAGCTGCTTGACATTGAGCTGGAGAATTACATACCCAGGG AACCCCTCACCCTGCAGGCCCGGATGTCTTGTGAGCAGAAAGCTGAAGGACACAGCAGCGGATCTTGGCAGTTCAGTTTTGATGGACAGGTCTTCCTCCTCTTTGACTCAGAGAGGAGAGTGTGGACAATGGTTCATCCTGGAgccagaaagatgaaagaaaagtgGGAGAATGACAAGGATGTGACCATGTCCTTCCATTACATCTCAATGGGAGACTGCACAAGATGGCTTAAGGACTTCTTGACGGGCATGGGCAGCACCCTGGAGCCAAGTGCAGGAG CACCACCCACCGTGTCCTCAGGTGCAGCCCAACTCAGGGCCATGGCCACCACCCTCATCCTTTGCTGCCTCCTCATCATGTGCCTCCTCATGTGCCCCAGGCACAGCCCAACCCACAGCCATGGCCACCACCCTCAGTCCCTGgagcctcctcctcagcctcccctgctTCATCCTCCCTGGCTGCTGAGGAGAGTGCTTTGGAGTGACAG cTACCAAATAGGGAAGGGCCCCTTGTCCGGTGGACACATGACTCGCGTGACCTTACCTGTCATTGGAGACGactcacactccttaccctgccctCTTGCCTTGTATGCAATAGATAACAGCGCGGCCAGGCATTCGGGGCCACTACCGGTCTCCACATCctggtggtag